The Sus scrofa isolate TJ Tabasco breed Duroc chromosome X, Sscrofa11.1, whole genome shotgun sequence genome has a segment encoding these proteins:
- the LOC110257816 gene encoding PWWP domain-containing protein MUM1L1-like → MVWFKFQNHPFWPAVVKSVSPAEQTARVLLIEADMPRESSGIRVPLRRLKPLDCAGQEKLLERARKVYGQGVNWCFSLISHYRDGLGRGSFAGSFLDYFAADCSYPLRRAIQEGPLRVDFPKVNYADLEDSEDEAALGGRKILPDRMRAARDRANQKLVDFIVKRKGADPHLLDIVKGRKRSRWLASFLRSGRYVICVETYLEDDDQLDVVVRHLQDIYREIDRNVLALTRDDKVSFVLEVLLPEAIICSIAALDGLDYKQAEQKYLQGPPCVTGRRSSLTARS, encoded by the coding sequence ATGGTCTGGTTCAAGTTTCAAAACCACCCGTTCTGGCCAGCCGTGGTGAAGAGCGTCAGCCCGGCAGAGCAGACCGCCAGGGTGCTTTTGATCGAGGCCGACATGCCCCGGGAGAGCAGCGGCATCCGCGTCCCTCTGCGGAGGCTGAAGCCCCTGGACTGTGCCGGGCAGGAGAAGCTGCTGGAGCGAGCCCGGAAGGTGTACGGGCAGGGCGTGAACTGGTGTTTCTCCCTGATCTCCCACTACCGAGACGGGCTGGGTCGCGGCTCCTTTGCGGGCTCCTTCCTGGACTACTTCGCCGCGGACTGCAGCTACCCGCTGAGGAGAGCCATCCAGGAGGGCCCCCTGCGCGTGGACTTCCCGAAGGTGAACTACGCCGACCTGGAGGATTCCGAGGACGAGGCCGCCCTGGGCGGGAGGAAGATCCTCCCGGACCGCATGCGGGCTGCCCGCGACCGAGCCAACCAGAAGCTGGTGGACTTCATCGTGAAGAGGAAGGGGGCCGACCCCCATCTCCTGGACATCGTCAAAGGCAGGAAACGCTCCAGGTGGCTGGCATCGTTTCTCAGGTCGGGCAGGTACGTGATCTGCGTGGAGACCTACCTGGAGGACGACGATCAGCTGGACGTCGTGGTAAGACACCTGCAGGACATCTACCGGGAGATAGACAGGAACGTGCTGGCTCTGACCCGGGACGACAAGGTGAGCTTCGTCCTGGAGGTTCTTCTGCCCGAAGCAATCATCTGCTCCATCGCCGCCCTGGACGGACTGGACTACAAGCAGGCGGAGCAAAAGTACCTGCAGGGGCCCCCGTGCGTTACCGGGAGAAGGAGCTCTTTGACCGCAAGGTCCTGA
- the LOC110257699 gene encoding uncharacterized protein LOC110257699 produces MSVPVASGGSEPCHIQPLPSRSRCSNSDTSNALLIQPPALHRDAHPPGASGSPAKPTVASAQRAWETPGLRSPKAHTVFWLSGSRALRCLWSRLRSPQAAPTESEKGSRPQCRDCDSLRARLSDRAPSPQARAMALAMLRDWCRWMGVKAQRALLILGIPDDCEDQEFLEDQEFQEAVRAALRPLGRYRVLGKVFRKELGCRVALVEFADSFNRSLIPQQIRGRGDRGLWSSCPRLLTRSHRRDPIPLHRPRDKQWLAGQVRQESWAR; encoded by the exons ATGAGTGTGCCTGTTGCTTCTGGAGGCTCCGAGCCCTGCCACATCCAGCCCTTACCAAGCAGGTCCCGCTGCAGCAACAGCGACACCTCAAATGCTCTCCTGATCCAGCCACCTGCCCTGCACAGAGACGCTCATCCACCTGGGGCTTCCGGGAGCCCCGCGAAGCCCACGGTGGCCTCAGCACAGAGGGCCTGGGAGACCCCTGGACTGCGCAGCCCCAAGGCACACACAGTCTTCTGGCTCTCAGGCTCCAGGGCTCTGAGGTGCCTCTGGAGTCGACTCCGAAGCCCACAGGCAGCGCCCACAGAGTCGGAGAAAGGGAGCAG GCCGCAGTGCAGAGACTGCGACAGTCTGCGCGCTCGCCTGTCGGATCGTGCGCCCTCCCCCCAGGCCCGGGCGATGGCGCTGGCGATGCTGCGGGATTGGTGCAGGTGGATGGGCGTGAAGGCTCAGCGCGCTCTGCTCATCCTGGGCATACCGGATGACTGCGAGGACCAGGAGTTCCTGGAGGACCAGGAGTTCCAGGAGGCCGTGCGGGCAGCCCTGCGGCCCCTGGGCCGGTACCGAGTGCTGGGCAAGGTCTTCAGAAAGGAGCTGGGGTGCCGGGTGGCCTTGGTCGAGTTTGCCGACAGTTTCAACAGAAGTTTGATCCCCCAGCAAATACGAGGCCGGGGGGACCGTGGACTGTGGTCTTCCTGCCCCAGGCTCCTGACTCGGAGTCACAGGAGAGACCCAATTCCCCTGCACAGGCCCAGAGACAAGCAGTGGCTGGCGGGGCAGGTGAGGCAGGAGTCCTGGGCGAGGTAG
- the PNMA5 gene encoding paraneoplastic antigen-like protein 5, with product MAVTLLEDWCKGMDLDPRKALLIVGIPVECSEAEIKETVKAGLHPLCTYRVLGRMFRREDNAKAVFIELADTVNYAMIPREIPGKGGAWEVVVKPRSSDDEFMNRLNYFLKDEGRRMVDVAKTLGYSTPTEGMEPEASDQVRSPALQPLKENVWYRKLRVFSGSTFPGPDEDSFEGWLEHVTELMQLWQVSEVEKRRRLLESLRGSALSVVRVLRANDESMTVEQCLDALKQIFGTKEDCRTSQFKFLQTFQKSGEKISSFLLRLEPLLQKAVQNSPLSVRSTDMIRLKHILARSCMSTSLRAKLELLDQRGRAPTFLELMQVIRDEEEWEATMGLTKERQVGRGRRASGRPVLVEASVPMPQVVVQTGPFNESSTQTIQEGISLSLKRRRMSCCYGSGEGGHSQAACPSVENQAPANRSLSLQQQSRETRWGLGQ from the coding sequence ATGGCTGTGACACTGTTGGAGGATTGGTGCAAGGGGATGGACCTGGACCCCAGGAAGGCCCTGCTGATTGTGGGGATCCCCGTGGAGTGCAGTGAGGCTGAAATTAAAGAGACCGTGAAGGCAGGCTTACATCCCCTGTGCACCTACAGGGTGCTGGGCAGAATGTTCAGAAGGGAAGATAATGCTAAGGCAGTTTTCATTGAGTTGGCTGATACTGTCAATTATGCTATGATTCCCAGAGAGATACCAGGAAAGGGAGGTGCCTGGGAAGTGGTTGTGAAACCCCGCAGCTCAGATGATGAGTTTATGAATAGACTCAACTACTTCCTGAAAGACGAGGGCCGGAGAATGGTAGATGTGGCCAAGACCCTGGGATATAGCACTCCCACTGAGGGCATGGAGCCAGAGGCCTCGGATCAGGTCAGGTCACCAGCCTTGCAGCCTCTGAAAGAAAATGTGTGGTACCGAAAACTCAGAGTGTTTTCGGGAAGCACTTTCCCAGGCCCAGACGAAGACAGCTTTGAAGGCTGGCTGGAGCACGTCACTGAGTTGATGCAACTCTGGCAGGTGTCAGAGGTCGAGAAGAGGCGCCGTCTGCTGGAGAGCCTTCGCGGCTCTGCCCTATCTGTCGTGCGGGTGCTCCGGGCCAATGATGAATCTATGACCGTGGAGCAGTGTCTGGACGCCCTGAAGCAAATTTTTGGGACTAAAGAGGACTGCAGAACCTCACAATTTAAGTTCCTCCAGACCTTCCAGAAATCGGGAGAGAAAATCTCTAGTTTTTTGCTACGGTTAGAGCCCCTGCTGCAGAAAGCCGTGCAAAATAGCCCCTTGTCCGTGAGAAGCACAGACATGATTCGCCTGAAACACATCCTGGCTCGGTCCTGCATGAGCACCAGCCTCCGGGCCAAGTTAGAGCTCCTGGATCAGCGAGGTCGTGCTCCCACTTTCCTCGAGTTAATGCAGGTCATTCGAGATGAAGAGGAGTGGGAGGCCACCATGGGCCTGACGAAGGAGAGGCAAGTGGGGAGGGGCCGCAGGGCCTCCGGCAGGCCGGTGCTGGTGGAAGCCAGTGTCCCAATGCCTCAGGTCGTGGTGCAGACGGGGCCCTTTAACGAGAGCAGCACTCAGACCATCCAGGAAGGGATTAGCCTGTCCCTGAAGCGCAGGCGCATGTCATGCTGCTACGGTAGTGGGGAGGGAGGCCACAGCCAGGCAGCATGTCCTAGCGTGGAGAACCAAGCTCCAGCAAACAGAAGCCTCAGTTTGCAGCAGCAGAGTCGGGAAACGAGATGGGGGCTGGGGCAATGA